The following coding sequences lie in one Sulfuricurvum sp. genomic window:
- a CDS encoding ATP-binding cassette domain-containing protein has translation MNSVLDIKNISFGYTKDIQIFNNFSLSLKEGEIKAIVGPSGVGKSTLFELILGHRKPSSGSIRSSTFSQVFQDPYSSFHPTYTIREQIREVTSMEGYESLLEEMGLEEAHLDSLPHKLSGGQLQRCSILRAVLMKPKLLLLDEPTSALDNLNQLDIMKLIVKEIKGMGVLLITHDGDLAAWCADEIITLGNVERDNIPLLP, from the coding sequence TTGAACTCTGTATTAGATATAAAAAATATATCTTTTGGATATACAAAAGATATCCAAATATTTAATAATTTTTCCCTTTCACTCAAAGAAGGGGAGATCAAAGCGATTGTCGGCCCCAGCGGTGTCGGGAAATCGACCCTTTTTGAACTGATCCTGGGACACCGAAAACCCTCATCCGGGTCCATCCGATCCTCTACCTTTTCACAGGTGTTTCAAGACCCGTACAGCTCATTTCATCCTACCTATACGATACGCGAACAAATCCGCGAGGTGACATCGATGGAAGGGTATGAATCGTTGTTGGAAGAGATGGGGTTAGAAGAAGCACATTTGGATTCGCTTCCCCATAAGCTTTCAGGCGGACAATTACAGCGGTGTTCGATATTGCGGGCAGTGTTGATGAAACCGAAATTATTGCTGCTGGATGAGCCGACTTCCGCATTGGATAATCTCAATCAGCTCGATATCATGAAACTGATCGTGAAGGAAATCAAGGGGATGGGAGTATTATTGATCACCCATGACGGTGATTTGGCAGCTTGGTGTGCCGATGAGATTATTACCCTAGGTAATGTCGAAAGAGATAATATCCCCCTCCTGCCATAA
- the purC gene encoding phosphoribosylaminoimidazolesuccinocarboxamide synthase yields the protein MEKRDLIYEGKAKRLFTTDDPNLVIAEFKDDLTAFNGAKKDQEAGKGALNNKISTELFKMLAANGVESHFVEMLDDNNMLCKKVDIILIEVIVRNIATGSLSKNLGIPDGTVLPFTLVEFDYKNDALGDPKLNDQHCLILGLVKNEAELDQLRAMAREINSILRPYFHEKGLNLVDFKLEFGRDKDGKIILADEISPDNCRFWDLATGEKMDKDRFRQGLGGLKVAYEEVLNRILG from the coding sequence ATGGAAAAACGTGATCTCATCTATGAAGGCAAGGCTAAACGCCTCTTTACCACAGACGATCCGAATCTCGTCATTGCCGAGTTTAAAGATGATCTTACGGCGTTTAACGGAGCTAAAAAAGATCAGGAAGCCGGTAAAGGTGCTCTGAACAATAAGATCTCAACCGAACTGTTCAAGATGTTAGCCGCAAACGGAGTGGAGTCTCATTTCGTAGAGATGCTCGATGACAACAATATGCTCTGTAAAAAAGTGGATATTATCCTTATCGAAGTAATCGTGCGCAATATCGCGACCGGAAGTCTTAGTAAAAACCTTGGTATTCCTGATGGAACCGTACTCCCATTCACCCTCGTCGAATTTGATTACAAAAACGATGCACTCGGTGATCCGAAACTGAACGATCAGCATTGTTTGATCCTCGGACTTGTCAAAAATGAAGCCGAATTGGATCAACTCCGCGCTATGGCACGTGAAATCAACTCTATCCTTCGCCCTTATTTCCATGAAAAAGGGCTCAATCTCGTCGATTTCAAACTTGAATTCGGTCGTGACAAAGACGGAAAAATTATCTTGGCAGATGAAATCAGTCCGGACAACTGCCGTTTTTGGGATTTAGCAACAGGTGAGAAAATGGATAAAGACCGTTTCCGTCAAGGTCTCGGCGGGCTTAAAGTAGCCTACGAAGAAGTATTAAATCGAATATTGGGGTAA
- a CDS encoding lysophospholipid acyltransferase family protein, translated as MITIFPFVPKPYAQKISAWFIRLLIFTPIKVHGTPDPDVQMYLINHQSELDIGIMETITPKNLAWVAKKELFKVPFFSLVLRLPKDIALERESKTALVKLIKDCKDRLDHGRVITIFPEGTRTETGKMKPFKPGAKMVADKFALKVQPVVFIATAWHFSNKRKDFHPGTIHAIYLDSFIADKSDPDWLKNLQIKMQKAYDDELANHPRYR; from the coding sequence ATGATCACGATATTCCCTTTCGTCCCTAAACCCTATGCGCAAAAAATCAGTGCATGGTTTATCCGTTTACTGATTTTTACCCCGATCAAAGTCCATGGAACTCCCGATCCCGATGTACAAATGTACCTCATTAATCACCAAAGTGAGCTGGACATCGGTATCATGGAGACAATCACCCCTAAGAATCTGGCATGGGTCGCTAAGAAAGAGCTCTTCAAAGTCCCGTTTTTCAGCCTCGTACTCCGTTTACCCAAAGACATTGCTCTCGAGCGTGAAAGTAAAACGGCTCTTGTCAAACTGATCAAAGACTGCAAAGACCGCCTCGACCATGGGCGCGTCATTACCATATTTCCCGAAGGGACCCGTACTGAAACCGGAAAAATGAAACCGTTTAAGCCGGGGGCGAAAATGGTAGCGGACAAATTTGCCCTCAAAGTTCAGCCGGTTGTTTTTATTGCAACGGCCTGGCATTTCAGCAATAAACGAAAAGACTTCCATCCGGGAACGATTCACGCCATTTATCTGGATTCTTTCATAGCCGATAAAAGCGATCCGGATTGGCTTAAAAATCTCCAAATCAAAATGCAAAAGGCGTATGACGATGAGCTGGCAAACCATCCTCGCTATCGGTAG
- the purS gene encoding phosphoribosylformylglycinamidine synthase subunit PurS has translation MKAIVNVFLKNGVLDSQGKAVHHALSGHGFGSVSDVRVGKQIIIEMNESDEAVAKEKVAHMCEELLANTVIEDYEIEIQA, from the coding sequence ATGAAAGCAATAGTAAATGTATTTTTGAAAAACGGTGTTCTTGACTCTCAAGGCAAAGCAGTACATCATGCTCTTAGCGGCCACGGTTTCGGAAGTGTCAGTGATGTTCGCGTCGGCAAACAAATCATTATCGAAATGAACGAGAGCGATGAAGCGGTTGCAAAAGAGAAAGTTGCCCACATGTGCGAAGAGTTGTTGGCCAACACGGTTATCGAAGATTACGAGATCGAGATTCAAGCATGA
- the grpE gene encoding nucleotide exchange factor GrpE produces the protein MSNEINEDVISDEQTPTQEGESEIVESMNELETIQAELASFKDKYARVHADFDNIKKRLEREKYQALEYANEKFAKDLIPVVDSLSMAIGAAEIEAEPAILLEKLKEGVELTMKQLLGVLEKHGVTPVDESEPFDPNIHNAVQRVDSPDHESGAIVNTFQKGFRYKERTLRDAMVVIAN, from the coding sequence ATGTCTAATGAAATAAATGAAGACGTGATCAGCGACGAGCAGACCCCTACACAAGAGGGCGAAAGCGAAATCGTTGAGAGCATGAACGAATTAGAAACTATTCAAGCCGAATTGGCATCTTTTAAAGATAAGTACGCCCGCGTACATGCCGATTTCGACAATATCAAAAAACGTCTTGAGCGGGAGAAATACCAAGCGCTTGAGTACGCAAACGAAAAATTTGCGAAAGATTTGATCCCTGTGGTCGATTCGCTTTCCATGGCGATCGGTGCGGCGGAGATCGAAGCGGAGCCTGCGATTCTTTTGGAGAAGCTAAAAGAGGGTGTTGAACTCACAATGAAACAGCTTCTCGGTGTTCTCGAAAAACACGGAGTAACTCCGGTGGATGAATCAGAGCCGTTTGATCCGAATATTCATAACGCGGTACAGCGTGTGGACAGTCCGGATCATGAAAGCGGAGCAATCGTAAACACTTTTCAAAAAGGGTTTCGATATAAAGAGCGAACATTGCGCGATGCAATGGTCGTAATAGCAAACTAA
- a CDS encoding response regulator — MVNEFLQEILAIVVVAAGFLVFYFILKRRSTPQIPSEEPKKHDRTKEYANDKIEAVPEIKEEPKIEPLPEISLPEKEEEFKVIPSAHEVVPEDLTSRRKSDKTIPKRSVPEHGKITKQNFSEFAGERIMVAEDNPINQKVIMGLLAGSGIDIVMANDGQEALDILENDTNFLMILMDAHMPRVDGFQATRIIRENPKYDHILVVALSGDTASDDIQKMKNAGMAEQLEKPLRMDSLYDVLYAYTGKGAEKNESAEAHSRKPLDIEKGLQTCGEDEGFYREILAEFITDYGNSSNQLGEFLRSHNLQAADALLLDIIGVTENIGAHPLAEIASNMKLALSDNHEQSYFSLYDQYRAQLDRLLQDIRAYL, encoded by the coding sequence ATGGTGAATGAATTTCTACAAGAGATTTTAGCTATCGTAGTGGTAGCGGCAGGCTTTTTAGTTTTTTACTTTATTTTAAAAAGAAGATCAACCCCGCAAATTCCTAGTGAAGAACCGAAAAAACATGATAGAACGAAAGAATATGCCAATGATAAGATAGAGGCAGTTCCTGAGATAAAAGAAGAACCAAAAATAGAGCCGCTTCCGGAAATTTCCCTACCAGAAAAAGAAGAAGAGTTCAAAGTTATACCATCGGCTCATGAAGTCGTACCTGAAGATTTAACGTCCAGAAGAAAAAGTGACAAGACAATCCCGAAACGATCTGTTCCCGAACATGGAAAAATTACAAAACAAAATTTTTCTGAATTTGCGGGTGAGAGAATTATGGTTGCGGAAGATAACCCTATCAACCAAAAAGTTATTATGGGTCTTTTAGCCGGAAGCGGTATCGATATAGTCATGGCGAATGATGGTCAGGAAGCCCTGGATATACTAGAAAATGACACAAATTTTTTGATGATTTTAATGGATGCGCACATGCCGCGAGTGGATGGCTTCCAAGCAACACGCATTATTCGGGAAAATCCTAAGTACGATCATATCTTAGTCGTTGCGCTCAGTGGAGACACTGCATCGGATGACATACAAAAAATGAAAAATGCGGGAATGGCGGAGCAACTGGAAAAACCTTTGAGAATGGATTCCCTATATGACGTTCTCTATGCCTATACAGGTAAAGGAGCCGAGAAAAATGAGTCGGCAGAAGCGCATAGTAGAAAACCCCTAGATATTGAAAAAGGGCTTCAAACGTGTGGAGAAGATGAAGGTTTTTACCGTGAAATCTTAGCGGAGTTCATTACTGACTATGGCAATTCTTCTAATCAATTGGGAGAGTTTTTACGCTCTCACAATCTCCAAGCTGCCGATGCATTGCTTCTTGATATTATCGGTGTTACTGAAAACATCGGGGCGCATCCGCTCGCTGAGATTGCTTCGAATATGAAACTAGCACTCAGTGATAATCACGAACAGAGCTATTTTAGCCTTTACGATCAGTACAGAGCTCAACTGGATAGATTATTGCAAGATATTAGAGCGTATCTATAA
- the purQ gene encoding phosphoribosylformylglycinamidine synthase subunit PurQ: MKVGIVQFPGTNCEYDTQHAFAALGCETQILWHKEDTIPDGTDLVVVAGGFSYGDYLRSGAIAKMSPIMKALKVYADNGGKVLGICNGFQVLTETGLLPGALKRNEGLHFISRHHHLKVVNNDNDFLRHCTVNQVVNIPIAHHDGNFYIDENGLKELYANHQVLLQYTDASGNIDNPNGSVDSIAGICNKAKNVFGLMPHPERAMESLLGSDDGRAMLEGFINA; encoded by the coding sequence ATGAAAGTAGGTATTGTTCAATTCCCGGGGACAAACTGTGAATACGATACCCAGCATGCGTTTGCCGCATTGGGATGCGAAACACAAATTCTTTGGCATAAAGAAGATACGATTCCGGATGGTACCGATCTTGTTGTCGTTGCCGGCGGTTTCAGCTACGGTGATTACCTTCGCAGCGGCGCGATCGCCAAAATGTCTCCTATCATGAAAGCGTTAAAAGTGTATGCTGATAACGGTGGAAAAGTACTTGGTATCTGTAACGGTTTTCAAGTCCTTACCGAAACAGGGCTCCTTCCAGGTGCACTAAAACGTAATGAAGGTCTCCATTTTATCTCCCGTCATCACCACCTCAAAGTGGTCAATAACGACAATGATTTCCTTCGTCATTGTACGGTCAATCAAGTCGTCAATATTCCGATCGCCCATCATGACGGAAATTTTTATATTGATGAAAACGGTTTAAAAGAGCTTTATGCCAACCATCAGGTATTGCTCCAATACACAGACGCATCAGGGAATATAGATAATCCGAACGGATCAGTCGACAGTATTGCAGGAATTTGCAACAAAGCAAAAAATGTTTTCGGTCTCATGCCGCATCCTGAGCGTGCAATGGAATCTCTTTTGGGTTCAGATGACGGCCGAGCTATGCTTGAAGGGTTTATAAACGCTTGA
- a CDS encoding glutamate-5-semialdehyde dehydrogenase → MEHFLEKAKSASRVLATMSGSERNRILREMAEALRANTMNIIEANAIDMRNAQESNLASSMKERLLLDEKRIESMAVAIEEIAALKDPIGKVIEGWVTEAGLKIEKVSIPIGVIGIIYESRPNVTSDTAALCFKTSNGCVLKGGKEAEHSNKIIADVMQQVLTRNNLPHELIALLPDATREGVAKLIKMDKYVDLIVPRGGEALIRFVSQNASVPVVKHDKGLCHTYIDKAANIENAIAIALNAKVQRPGVCNSMETLLVDESIAVEILPVLKDAFDRAHTELKGCEQTREIINVSTASEEDFDTEYLANILNIRVVDGVEGAISHIIRFGSGHSEAIITENITTAERFMDAIDAACVYVNASTRFTDGGAFGFGAEVGISTNKLHARGPMGVEGLTTYKYKVYGKGQIR, encoded by the coding sequence ATGGAACATTTTTTAGAAAAAGCCAAATCTGCAAGCCGTGTTTTGGCGACTATGAGCGGAAGCGAACGTAACCGGATCCTGCGAGAAATGGCGGAAGCACTTCGTGCAAATACGATGAACATCATCGAAGCCAATGCAATCGATATGCGCAATGCGCAAGAGAGTAATCTCGCTTCATCAATGAAAGAACGTCTGCTCTTGGACGAAAAACGGATCGAATCGATGGCCGTTGCGATCGAAGAGATTGCCGCACTCAAAGATCCGATCGGAAAAGTCATCGAGGGATGGGTCACCGAAGCAGGACTTAAAATCGAGAAAGTCAGTATCCCTATCGGGGTGATCGGTATCATCTATGAATCGCGTCCGAACGTTACGTCCGATACGGCAGCGCTGTGCTTTAAAACGTCCAACGGCTGTGTCCTCAAAGGGGGCAAAGAAGCGGAGCACTCCAATAAGATCATTGCCGATGTCATGCAGCAGGTTTTAACCCGTAATAATCTACCGCATGAATTGATCGCTCTTTTGCCGGATGCAACACGCGAAGGGGTAGCAAAACTGATCAAGATGGATAAGTACGTCGATTTGATCGTTCCTCGCGGCGGAGAGGCGTTGATCCGTTTTGTGAGCCAAAACGCCAGTGTTCCTGTTGTTAAACACGACAAAGGACTCTGCCATACCTATATCGATAAAGCGGCCAATATAGAGAATGCGATTGCGATTGCCCTTAACGCCAAAGTACAGCGCCCGGGCGTATGTAATTCGATGGAAACCCTGTTAGTCGATGAATCAATTGCGGTTGAGATTTTACCGGTCTTAAAAGATGCATTTGATCGGGCGCATACGGAATTAAAAGGGTGTGAACAGACACGAGAAATCATCAATGTTTCGACTGCGAGCGAAGAGGATTTTGATACGGAGTATTTGGCCAATATCCTTAATATCCGGGTAGTAGACGGAGTAGAGGGTGCAATCAGCCATATCATCCGTTTCGGTTCCGGTCACTCTGAGGCAATCATTACCGAAAACATTACGACGGCAGAGCGCTTTATGGATGCGATCGATGCAGCGTGTGTCTATGTCAATGCGTCTACCCGTTTTACCGACGGAGGCGCATTCGGCTTCGGTGCAGAAGTAGGGATCAGTACGAACAAACTTCATGCACGCGGACCGATGGGTGTAGAAGGTCTGACTACCTATAAATATAAAGTGTACGGAAAAGGTCAGATTCGTTGA
- the crcB gene encoding fluoride efflux transporter CrcB, with product MSWQTILAIGSGAFIGAVLRAYINGVVNHHFPHTLPFGTLSVNLIGSFLIGVLFAYFAYTTFFSIHMKSFLTTGLLGGLTTYSTFAMETVFLLGGGNILLAAANMALNLFGSVLMAGGGYYLFRHYLG from the coding sequence ATGAGCTGGCAAACCATCCTCGCTATCGGTAGCGGTGCCTTTATCGGTGCAGTTCTTCGAGCCTATATCAACGGGGTCGTAAATCACCATTTTCCCCACACTCTCCCATTCGGTACTCTCTCGGTTAACTTGATCGGAAGCTTTTTAATCGGTGTATTATTCGCCTATTTTGCCTATACGACATTCTTTAGCATCCATATGAAATCGTTTCTAACCACCGGCTTGTTGGGTGGACTCACTACCTATTCTACATTTGCGATGGAAACCGTTTTCTTGCTCGGCGGAGGAAATATTCTACTGGCTGCGGCCAATATGGCCCTGAATCTTTTCGGTTCGGTTCTTATGGCAGGAGGGGGATATTATCTCTTTCGACATTACCTAGGGTAA
- a CDS encoding S41 family peptidase: protein MKNIKMMVVGFASAVAVTVALSTTLLAKSDAPVVTEPSVEASRLQSLAKFTKVLGIVEQYNVDGLSIDQLIDKALQGLLSNLDAHSTYMDKQSYESLKSQTDGEFGGLGITVGMRDNALTVIAPIEGTPADKAGIKAGDIILKINDKSTLSMTIDDAVGIMRGKPKTPIDLTIVRKGEAEPLKFHIIRDIITVESVYTRKIDNNILYIRITSFDKKVAADVRTAIKKNAATSNGIIMDLRNNPGGLLDQAVELTNLFVSEGVIVSQKGRNKADDVSYSATKSAKITDLPLVVLVNEGSASASEIVSGALQDLKRGVVVGEKTFGKGSVQVVMPITETEAIKLTIARYYLPSGRTIQAVGVIPDIVVASGEVKKHENQFNIKESDLKKHLESELQKDGGMIDVTEVNASNKTVITPEQLDKDIQLKEGVDIIKALIIVKGK from the coding sequence ATGAAAAATATCAAAATGATGGTTGTCGGCTTTGCCAGTGCGGTTGCCGTAACTGTCGCTCTTTCCACCACGCTCTTAGCCAAAAGCGATGCTCCTGTTGTTACCGAACCCTCTGTTGAAGCATCCCGCTTACAGTCGTTAGCCAAATTCACCAAGGTTCTAGGAATCGTTGAGCAATACAATGTCGACGGGCTGAGTATCGATCAGCTGATCGATAAAGCGTTGCAAGGGCTTTTATCCAATCTTGATGCCCACTCGACCTATATGGACAAACAAAGCTATGAGAGCCTCAAAAGCCAAACGGACGGTGAATTCGGCGGACTAGGGATTACTGTCGGTATGCGTGACAACGCTCTTACCGTTATTGCACCGATCGAAGGGACTCCTGCCGATAAGGCCGGTATTAAAGCGGGTGACATTATCCTAAAAATCAATGATAAATCTACGCTAAGCATGACCATTGACGATGCGGTCGGTATCATGCGCGGAAAGCCTAAAACGCCGATCGATCTCACAATCGTCCGTAAAGGTGAAGCGGAACCTTTGAAATTTCATATCATCCGTGACATTATTACCGTCGAATCTGTCTATACCCGTAAGATCGATAACAATATCCTCTATATCCGAATTACCAGTTTTGATAAAAAAGTAGCGGCGGATGTGAGAACGGCAATCAAGAAAAATGCCGCTACCAGTAACGGAATCATTATGGATTTACGGAATAATCCAGGAGGTCTTTTGGATCAAGCGGTTGAATTGACCAACTTATTCGTCAGTGAAGGTGTTATCGTATCGCAAAAAGGGCGTAACAAAGCGGACGATGTCTCGTACAGTGCAACCAAAAGTGCAAAAATTACCGATTTGCCGCTCGTTGTTCTCGTCAATGAAGGGAGTGCCAGTGCGTCAGAAATCGTCAGCGGAGCGCTCCAAGATCTCAAACGCGGTGTTGTGGTCGGAGAAAAAACATTCGGTAAAGGCTCCGTTCAAGTCGTAATGCCGATTACCGAAACCGAAGCGATCAAACTCACGATTGCCCGCTATTACTTACCGAGCGGACGTACCATTCAAGCGGTCGGCGTTATCCCTGATATCGTCGTCGCTTCAGGTGAAGTGAAAAAACATGAGAACCAATTTAACATTAAAGAATCCGATCTCAAAAAACATCTGGAGAGCGAACTCCAAAAAGACGGCGGTATGATCGATGTAACCGAAGTAAATGCCAGCAATAAAACCGTTATCACCCCTGAGCAGTTGGATAAAGACATTCAACTCAAAGAGGGCGTCGATATCATCAAAGCTCTTATCATAGTCAAAGGAAAGTAA
- the dnaK gene encoding molecular chaperone DnaK, protein MSKVIGIDLGTTNSCVAVYEGGEAKIIPNKEGKNTTPSVVAFTDKGEILVGDPAKRQAITNPDKTIYSVKRIMGLMMNEEKAKEAHDKVTYKIVDKNGMAAVDVAGKVYTPQEISAKILSKLKADAESYLGQAVTDAVITVPAYFNDAQRKATKEAGTIAGLNVLRIINEPTASALAYGLDSKGDEKVLVYDLGGGTFDVTVLEISEGTFEVLSTDGNAFLGGDDFDNKIVDFLATEFKSDHGIDLKADKMALQRLKDAAENAKKELSSAEETEINLPFITADASGPKHLVVKLTRAKFEGMIDTLVKETISHIKTAMKDAGLSKNEINEIIMVGGSTRLPIAQKMVSDEFGGKTLNKGVNPDEVVAAGAAIQGGVLRGDVKDVLLLDVTPLSLGIETLGGVATKIIEKGTTIPVKKSQVFSTAEDNQPAVSISVVQGEREFARDNKSLGLFELTGIPSARRGVPQIEVTFDIDANGILTVSATDKGTGKTQEIKITGSSGLSEEEINKMVQDAENHKAEDAKRKEIVDLRNQADALANQTEKSLEEMGDKIDASEKATIESALEELKAVLKNTDASKEEIEAATKKLADASHKMAEQMYKQNEGGQAASGSAKKDDDVIDAEIE, encoded by the coding sequence ATGTCAAAAGTTATTGGTATCGATTTAGGAACTACAAACTCATGTGTTGCTGTCTATGAAGGCGGCGAAGCGAAAATTATCCCTAATAAAGAGGGAAAAAATACAACTCCTTCCGTTGTAGCGTTTACAGACAAAGGTGAAATCCTTGTCGGTGATCCGGCGAAACGTCAGGCAATCACAAACCCGGATAAAACGATCTACTCGGTCAAACGTATCATGGGTCTTATGATGAACGAAGAAAAAGCAAAAGAAGCTCACGATAAAGTTACCTATAAAATCGTTGATAAAAACGGTATGGCAGCGGTTGACGTAGCGGGTAAAGTATATACCCCTCAAGAAATTTCTGCAAAAATCCTTTCAAAATTGAAAGCGGATGCGGAGAGCTACCTTGGTCAAGCGGTAACTGATGCAGTTATTACCGTTCCGGCGTATTTCAACGATGCACAGCGTAAAGCGACCAAAGAAGCGGGAACCATCGCAGGTCTTAACGTCCTTCGTATCATCAATGAGCCGACGGCGTCAGCATTGGCATACGGTTTGGATTCAAAAGGGGATGAAAAAGTTCTCGTTTACGATCTAGGGGGCGGAACGTTCGATGTTACGGTTCTTGAAATTTCTGAAGGAACATTTGAAGTTCTTTCAACCGACGGGAATGCGTTCCTCGGTGGGGATGACTTCGATAACAAAATCGTTGACTTCCTCGCGACTGAGTTCAAATCCGACCACGGGATTGATTTGAAAGCGGACAAAATGGCGCTTCAACGTCTCAAAGATGCGGCTGAAAATGCGAAAAAAGAGCTTTCATCTGCGGAAGAAACAGAGATCAATCTTCCGTTTATCACCGCAGACGCATCCGGTCCTAAACACTTGGTCGTTAAATTGACCCGTGCGAAATTCGAAGGGATGATCGATACGCTTGTAAAAGAAACTATTTCTCACATCAAAACAGCGATGAAAGATGCGGGTCTTAGCAAAAACGAGATCAACGAAATCATCATGGTCGGTGGTTCAACACGTCTTCCGATCGCACAAAAAATGGTTTCAGATGAGTTCGGCGGTAAAACGTTGAACAAAGGGGTAAACCCGGATGAGGTAGTAGCAGCCGGTGCGGCGATCCAAGGTGGGGTTCTACGTGGAGACGTAAAAGACGTTCTTCTTCTCGATGTTACACCACTATCTCTCGGGATCGAAACACTTGGCGGTGTTGCGACGAAAATCATCGAAAAAGGGACCACAATCCCGGTTAAAAAATCGCAAGTGTTCTCAACTGCGGAAGATAACCAACCGGCAGTTAGTATCAGCGTTGTCCAAGGTGAGCGCGAGTTTGCCCGTGATAACAAATCACTCGGGTTGTTCGAACTTACCGGTATCCCGTCGGCACGCCGCGGTGTACCTCAAATCGAAGTAACATTCGATATCGATGCGAACGGTATCTTGACCGTATCCGCTACCGACAAAGGTACCGGCAAAACCCAAGAGATCAAAATCACCGGTTCGAGCGGACTCTCTGAAGAAGAGATCAATAAAATGGTTCAAGACGCAGAAAACCACAAAGCAGAAGATGCAAAACGTAAAGAGATCGTAGATCTTCGTAACCAAGCGGATGCGTTGGCTAACCAAACCGAAAAATCTCTTGAAGAGATGGGCGATAAAATCGACGCAAGCGAAAAAGCAACGATCGAATCGGCACTTGAAGAGCTTAAAGCGGTACTCAAAAATACTGATGCTTCTAAAGAAGAGATCGAAGCGGCAACGAAAAAATTGGCAGATGCGAGCCACAAAATGGCAGAGCAAATGTACAAACAAAACGAAGGCGGTCAAGCTGCTTCCGGCTCAGCGAAAAAAGATGACGACGTCATCGACGCTGAAATCGAGTAA